The genomic stretch AGTGTATCTCGGGTTGGTTGCTCTTTTGTGGGTGACAATCAAGCTAGAGAGATATTCCAAGATATATTccgaagaaaagagacggtCAGTCTCGTTGATAGCAATGTCTCCGCTCGGTCGGATCATGAATATTTCAGAGAGCTCTGCGAGAGTCAACGTTCTCATTGAAAATGCCAGCCATTTTAGCGAACGTATGACTCGTTCTTTAAAGTCCGGATCAATGCTCTCAAAGATTCTATCATACGTCGCATCTAGCCCTTTAGGAAGCTTTTGGAGGGCGTCGTGGATCTCGTTCTCAGATGACAACTTTTGGAGTATTTCAAACTGGCACTGGACATACTGGAACCTAAACAGCTCTGTCAATAATGATACAATCGCATTCATTTCATACAAAAGTGTTTACTTGGTACTCACATGCAATCTGCTTTGTCAAAGAGAGACTCTCTCGCTTTCATTTTGACATTCTCCGGCCAAAATTTAAATTTCTTCGTTGCCAATCTTGAATCAATGTAATGGCGTATGTCACGGTTGAGAATTTCCCGATGGGCTAACAGATCAATTTCCATCTTGCAGGACTTAGACAAGTGAGGACGTATTTGAGTATCAATGTCTTGCTCCCTGCGGCTTGTTAGAAAGACGTGAAGGCTGTCAGGCGCATTGGCTAGAATGCTATCCACACTTTCAAGCAGTCTTTCACGGCGCTCATTAAGCGCTGGGCACTCATCTAGGGCGTCAATGACAACGTATACGTCCGAATACCCAAACAGGGACGAAATTAAAGCTTCTCCCAATGTTTTAGTATCTGGGCGCTGCTCTTTGACCATGTACTCGCCAAGACGGTCAAGTAGTTGTTTATTGGGCCGGCGAGAGCAGATCTGCTTGATCAGAGATGCCAGCATGCCATCAACATTCTGCTTTTTGACATCACTAAAGCTGAAGTAGTAGTAAGCCAGTGCGGTTGAAGGCTTTGAAGCATGACGGTCTTGCAAGTGTTTGATGACGGAGGAACTCAGGATTGATTTTCCCGAACCGGCTGTAGATACAGAGTTTAGTCATACCTCCCAGGAATAAAAAGCGTTGCTATTCCCATAATCAATAGACTGGACATACCTTTACCATGAAGCCACAATAACGAGCTCTTGCCTTCTTCCCACGCCTTGAAGACATCACTGTCATGTATTAACCATCCACAAGTACCAGGTGTATGCTTGGCGAGCGCATCATTATGCATCGAGGACGGGTCGATATCGCAAAGCCAGCGTAGTAATTTACCGTGTTCTTCGGCTGCCTTTCTTGCGTCTGCCTTTGCTAATTCTACTTGTTGCCGATCTTCAGCAGCCTTACGTTCTTCGTGGAGCCGTATGTCCCGCAAGATGTTTTCGATGGCGATAAAATTGTTATTTCTATCACGAACCTCGGCCACTAGTTGACTCCAATCATTCCATTGAACGGCATCGAGCCCGAGGCGGAAAGCTGCGTTTTTGGAATAGTGGCAACAACATGTGGCTTCGAATTTTAGAATTTGCCTATAGAGGCTCTCTAAAGCGATCTTATATTGACCGTGTGATCGTCGGAAACTTCCGTTGCTGCTCGCGCCTGATTTGTAAAACTCCTCATAAATGTCTTCTCGCATTACACTTTGTGCAATAAGAGATGCAATATCATCTATTGCtttcgccaaagaagctctTTGCTGAGATGGGTTGATCAAAAGCTATGTCATAAATGAGTATAAAACGGAAAACCAGATATCATTGATGGTCTGACTTACTGGCAGAATGAAACCAACACCAGCCCATGCTATCGAAGTGTAGGAGTTGGTTCGCGCGGCAGCATGTACGTAGTCGTTGGCCAAACCCATAATCTTTGAAACAACTTCCGTCGCCGGTGCCTCAgttttgcctttgccgaatTTTGATACTCTTGCGTTGACTTcggccatctttttttccaacatGACTCGCAGCTGGTCTTTCATAGTTGACCCGGCGGCAGGGCTGCACTGGAGGATTCTTTCGTATTCAGCGATAAGAGCACCGTCTTCCTCTCGCAGTTTCTCGTATGCCACGTTCCATAGCTCTTTAATTGGTGTATCCTCTATTTGAATTTTGGGCGCTGTTTCATTTGCTTGGCTCTGCTGGGCACCGCTGTGTTGGGCAGCATCGTTTTGAATGCCAGATCCATTTGGCgaggtcttttttttggtgatTTTCTTGAACCGGTCTCTGAACCGCATTTTGGAATTAGTATATCATGCTTCTCTTGTTTGGTAATTCTCGAGGTGCCAGTAATCCCATGGAGCGGGGTCGAGTACGAAGGATCGCGAAAAAGATAGACGGCCTTACAGCCTGAACATAACCGAATCACAAGGGCTGGGTACGGATACACAAAATAAGGATAACTGCAACAACCATTGGACGGTAACCATGCATGCAACCAATTGCGGCAACCATAGCGGGTCGGTGTACTTAGCAGGAGTAGCAGGagtagcagtaatagcagtagtagcattGGTAGCATCATATGTCGGTTATAGCCAGGGTACTGAATAACAGAACTAGGATGCTGGATGACTTTTccctttatatttataccATGGCACTGGATAGCAGCTGCCCATGTGGTAAATAGTAGTCTACTAGTCAAGTGTTTGGAAACTGGGCAGCTACTCTTTATTCAAGTAGTGTCACAAAGGATGGAACTTGACATTCATTTGCTTAATCATTGCTTTCATTATCGCATACAAAGTTCGGCCGTTCAACACGAGCTTGGAGACTTAAATACACGACGTAAAACCGCCCTTCCGCCATTTGTCCCAGAGTACTAACCAaccaaaagcaaagaagaacagaaaagtaaaaagaataacTATACGCCCTTATAACCATTTTTATACTGACCGCCAGACTGCAGCTCAAAGAGCAGTCAAAAGAAAGCGAGATACAATAGAAGGAGGTAAAAAGAAACTAATTCCTTTATCATATCAGAGCACACACACGTGAAGGACAAGCCATCTAGGCAAGTCTAGTAGATGGGAAGAGAACGAAAGCCAAAGACTAGAGAGCCCGCGGCATTCTCATGCAAGGTATCATGGTTCGAGTAAGAACCAGAAAGGAAAACCGAGAGCCAACTTGCTAAAAACAGAGGCGACAATCTTCTCCGCAATTCTGTAGTTGCGGTTTGTAGGTAACACAAGATGATGTAGAATAAGATGAGCGCGAATGAAGGGATTGCTCTTCCAGAAGCCCTTTCTCTCGTCGCTCGTGTCGAGACAGCTAGAGAAGCAATGGACGGcaggaagagcagcagcttagGCTACTACAGCCGAAAAACGTTGGTTACTCAAGTGCTCTTAGTCTTCTTGCGTCCCGACTTCTTGGGCTCCTCCTTCTCAGGCTCGGCGGCCTTGGTCGATGTCCTCCTCCGCTTCTTATCCGGGCTGGCGGGCGCAGCGACCTTGGGCGTCTCTACCTCAGCGGCAGGGGTGGCAGTCTTGCGCTTGCGGGTGGAAGCGGGCTTCTTGGGGGTCTTGGCTggggcctcctcctcattcTCAGAgggggcggcggcgacctgctgcagctgctcggcAATAGCATCCTGGTCATTGACGGGGGCATCAGACTGAGCAGcggcctccttgagctctggCATGGGAATGTGGAAGTCTTCGGCGTACTTAAGCGCCTCCTCATCGCTCATGTTCTTGGCCAGGGGGTTGCCGTTCTTGTAGGAGTGAACACGGGCATTGTAGAGGCGCAGGTTGTACTGGTAGGCGTTATTCCAGCCCTGCTTCTCCTGAGGAGTCATGTGAGCCCATCGTCGCTGGCCCTCTTCCTGGACAGCGCCCTTGGGGGCATCGGCGCCAAGGTCATTGGCAATGATGGAGCGGGCGTGCTGCATGTAGAGGAAGTAGGGGGTCAGGGGGGCGCTTGGGGGCGTTGGGGTCGTGAGTGCGCTTCTTgcgctccttcttctcctcaacgAGGGGGGTCATGTCTGGGATGCCAGGCATCATAAGCTGGGCGGCGGCATTCTCAAAAGTGTTGAGGAGGTCGCCCTGGGGGCCCTCAGCGGTGCCCTCACCAAGCAGAAGGTTGGTCTGGCGAATGTAGTCATTGGTGAAGGAcctcagcagctccaggaTGGTGGTGAGTCTGCCAACAGCCTGGTTGATCTTGTTAGTAATGAGCTTCGAAAGATTTTGTTTTGCTGGGGAGCAAGAGAATATGACGGCAGCGGTCGGGATGAGCCAAGGCTGGAGCTAAAGCAAGGCCGCAGAGCTCTCTGGAGTGGAGAGCTATAGCTTGCAGGTTCCCACTAGGAAACAGCTCCAGGCGGCACGACTCGGCGAGACGCGGGGCTAGGCCAGCATCGAAATGTAAACAATTGAGGGGCTGGCAGCGCAGGTCGCGCGCGTTCGGTGAGgcgcaaagaaaaaaaggacttGTGCAAAGGGAATTGTCTGTGCCTTttctcttgtcctctttgGCGAGAAACGAGGGTTCCACAGGCGGCAGAAGCGAGGCACATCGCCACACATTTTTTAGCCAAGAGACAAATCCCGGCTCGCTCGACGTCACTCCAGCTTGCCACTCGGCAGGAGCCCTCAAGAAAGAAATGGCAAGAGCGCACATGCAGTCCCTGGCGCTAGTGCGCGCGTTCTGTCTCCGCGTCTCTCGTGTCCATCCTTTTATCTCTctttgaagttgaagatgcAGTGGGAGGTGGAATTGAGATATCAATCAGACCAGTTCAAGTAAAAGTCACAAACTCACCGAATCGCGCACGCGGAGGAAGCTGTCGTTGTCGACTACGCGCTGGGGCACGCCAGACACAACAGGCGCGGGAACTACTGCTGGGTGCAGGCCGCCGACGACGGGCGCGGGAACCATGGTGGGAGGAGGCACGACGGCAACGGGCagggccttggccttttcctcgGCGGACTTCTTAGGCGGGCGAGGCATggtggatgatgacgattttGGTGGTTGCTAGTGGCGCGGTACTGCTGGAATTTTGGGCGCGTTGCTGTGCGGTGCGGTGCGCCTCTTGTAGCTTCTTGCTTTGCTGCTCTGTAGGGCTCAAAAAGGCAGATGCGCTGTTGCGATGTTCTGGCAAGAAAAAGCCGCTGGAAGCGATCTAAAGGATAGCGGGATGAGGGTGAAAAGTGGTGCGGCTTGGGGGGGATTGATGGGAGGGGAAGAGTGCTGAAGAACGGGGGAAAATAGAATTTCGGGGGTTGGGGATGGGTGGTGGGTGGTGCGCCCAATAAGTACCTGAGCCGGCAACCTTGGGTGCGCGCGCAATCAGCAAGTGGCAGCCGCAGCGgtcgattttttttcttctctgggcgctcattttttttttttgggctgGCGCCCCTCCCAGCCCCCTCCCACACCCTCCAAGGCCAGGTGGTACTCCGCTATTTTTGCGGTGATTGATCGTGCTAACAGCACCCGCTGCGTTTTCTGGCGCGTACGCAGACAGTCGACTGGCTGCTTCGACTGGAAGCCGAAATCTCTGCACAGCCGCCAGGCTCCAGCCCAACCAGAGGCCCATCCCGCTCGCGCACTGATTTTACTTGAAGCAGCGGCTGCTTGCGCTGCTATTAATGGCCCTCTGTCCGAAAGACGGCCTTGCTGTGCCCTGCCCTGCTCTGATAGCGAGACCCCGCACTGCGCCCGTGGCCTGTTCCTCAGCACAGCAGCGAGGCCGCTGGACGCGCTGCGCTCTGGCCACTGGGACCTGTAGCCGGCCGCGGATATCCGCACGATAAACCGGCTGGGCGCCCTGCTGTAGTGCTtcagcagaggcagcctCTCAGCCGTTGCGTTGCTCATGGCACGCTCAGCTTACTCGTTGGCATGGTGGAAGTTGACCTGAAAGCCAACTTGCTGCGTTGAGGCCATTGTCTGCCGACAGAGCACCTAACGCCTCCTGTGAATTTTCTGTCGCAGCACAgagcccatctccatccgcg from Trichoderma atroviride chromosome 3, complete sequence encodes the following:
- a CDS encoding uncharacterized protein (EggNog:ENOG41); amino-acid sequence: MPRPPKKSAEEKAKALPVAVVPPPTMVPAPVVGGLHPAVVPAPVVSGVPQRVVDNDSFLRVRDSAVGRLTTILELLRSFTNDYIRQTNLLLGEGTAEGPQGDLLNTFENAAAQLMMPGIPDMTPLVEEKKERKKRTHDPNAPKRPPDPLLPLHAARPLHHCQ
- a CDS encoding uncharacterized protein (EggNog:ENOG41); protein product: MTPQEKQGWNNAYQYNLRLYNARVHSYKNGNPLAKNMSDEEALKYAEDFHIPMPELKEAAAQSDAPVNDQDAIAEQLQQVAAAPSENEEEAPAKTPKKPASTRKRKTATPAAEVETPKVAAPASPDKKRRRTSTKAAEPEKEEPKKSGRKKTKST